The proteins below come from a single Oenanthe melanoleuca isolate GR-GAL-2019-014 chromosome Z, OMel1.0, whole genome shotgun sequence genomic window:
- the LOC130264999 gene encoding uncharacterized protein LOC130264999, with protein sequence MSSQTSVNISSGEANRSGSDIQGPPQDRNQPEMDTIENLRKKLQALEKKYLDLTSQHNQDMSHYEKDLMKLRLELERGEALRRVLESEMSFARKDAQVQMYSAEDEICEAKAKLLELQESFQPPFVPQGISSPRAPARHVHWGQPTHITYYLSESGTPSGRASYGISSSTGSDTTTDSVPSFFIPRGVSTPVAPAPDACWRELSDEVFTSGRELSDEVFTSGAESEFDPSYSRHFGPLQPATNETTDLMHYRKSDSDLYDVLWITHEPSLLKIPLPSGRSGKTYSLQQPTTTTYVQVCPSGIETISWLDDSSRIRPLSTFTMSTPSWERIRAPVGAPVHPPAPVNASFRGRQRRAHSLPPFKSVSQDKSSNPRSTQDI encoded by the exons ATGAGCTCACAGACTTCAGTCAACATCTCTTCTGGGGAAGCTAATCG atcAGGCAGTGATATACAAGGACCTCCTCAAGACAGAAATCAACCAGAAATGGACACCATTGAAAATTTGAGAAAGAAACTCCAGGCACTTGAGAAAAAATACTTGGATTTAACCAGTCAACACAATCAAGAT atgTCACACTATGAAAAAGATTTAATGAAATTAAGGTTAGaactggagagaggagaggctCTTCGTCGAGTTCTGGAGAGTGAAATGTCCTTTGCTAGAAAAGACGCTCAGGTGCAGATGTATTCTGCAGAGGATGAGATATGTGAGGCAAAAGCCAAGCTTTTGGAACTGCAAG AATCCTTTCAGCCTCCATTTGTACCTCAAGGAATCAGTTCACCTCGTGCTCCTGCTCGTCATG TACACTGGGGACAGCCTACACACATAACTTATTATTTGTCAGAAAGTGGCACACCCTCTGGTAGAGCATCCTACGGAATCTCCTCTTCGACTGGAAGCGACACAACCACTG ATTCTGTTCCAAGTTTCTTCATACCCCGGGGAGTCAGTACTCCTGTTGCTCCTGCTCCTGATG cATGTTGGAGAGAGCTTAGTGATGAAGTCTTTACCTCTGGGAGAGAGCTTAGTGATGAAGTTTTTACCAGCGGGGCAGAAAGTGAGTTTGACCCGAGTTACAGCCGACATTTCGGACCGCTGCAACCTGCAACCAACGAAACCACAGATTTGATGCACTACAGAAAAAGCGACTCTGACTTATATGACGTTCTCTGGATAACTCATGAACCAAGTCTGCTTAAAATCCCCCTCCCCAGTGGCAGGAGTGGCAAGACTTACAGCTTGCAACAACCAACAACGACCACGTATGTCCAAGTTTGCCCAAGTGGAATCGAAACTATCTCATGGCTGGATGATTCCTCCCGTATTAGGCCGTTAAGTACTTTCACCATGTCCACTCCCTCCTGGGAAAGGATTAGAGCTCCAGTTGGTGCTCCAGttcatcctcctgctccagttAATGCATCCTTCAGGGGCAGACAACGCAGAGCCCATTCTTTGCCTCCATTCAAATCTGTCAGCCAGGATAAGTCATCCAACCCCAGAAGTACTCAGGACATTTAA